In the genome of Mycolicibacterium aromaticivorans JS19b1 = JCM 16368, one region contains:
- a CDS encoding type II toxin-antitoxin system RelE family toxin, with amino-acid sequence MNPADGYTTRFTATARRDLDKLPPRILAAVIEFAFGDLARGPRRVGKPLGGELAGQYSARRGPYRLLYHIDDHVATIWVHRIDHRADVYRRT; translated from the coding sequence GTGAATCCCGCAGACGGCTACACGACACGATTCACAGCCACCGCGCGCCGCGACCTCGACAAGCTCCCACCGCGGATCCTCGCCGCAGTCATCGAGTTCGCCTTCGGAGACCTGGCCCGCGGACCCCGGCGCGTTGGCAAACCGCTTGGGGGTGAACTGGCCGGCCAATACAGCGCACGACGGGGCCCCTACCGACTCCTCTACCACATCGACGACCATGTGGCGACCATCTGGGTGCACCGCATCGACCACCGCGCCGATGTCTATCGACGTACCTGA
- a CDS encoding helix-turn-helix domain-containing protein has product MATSRLVELIDHYRSAHGVSEAEVARRIGVTRENLRKWRTKGVRRLPDRANLVAAAGVIGRPYREVLSAALFDTGYLTAEQTEQPRPYGEVLRDAIAVLTEATHLTNQPMRQDGSGGWEPNPDPRAALPIDWAEFVTLALAGAAANAGGIEAILAGRPGSWEAERVRQTLQSTVFDDKDLIRHRTEPVIVDLWVDSILSTLGDPTDDEYADAQVELDGRAAAIPQPTDLPPGPFSPDDPRIADEPWIEVDNNGYLVTGLAGWSGDDGDVALLAELWEEARSYREPTSGEIAYEQAMESISALVDALDQQRKREYAEYAAQLTDAIETRLAGLQLSVPVTVTIAAAPETWEHGEFDKHAPPPYPRNAIEDAVEWAITYTLTPAALPGSPLERLAQDR; this is encoded by the coding sequence ATGGCAACCTCACGCCTCGTCGAGTTGATCGACCATTATCGCAGCGCTCACGGGGTCAGCGAGGCTGAGGTTGCCCGGCGGATCGGCGTCACCCGGGAGAACCTTCGTAAGTGGCGAACCAAAGGGGTCCGCAGACTGCCGGATCGAGCCAATCTCGTTGCCGCAGCGGGCGTTATCGGCCGTCCATACCGCGAAGTGCTCTCCGCGGCGCTCTTTGACACCGGGTACCTGACCGCCGAGCAAACCGAGCAGCCACGGCCCTATGGCGAGGTCCTCCGCGACGCCATCGCGGTGCTTACCGAGGCCACACACCTGACGAATCAGCCTATGCGCCAGGATGGTTCGGGTGGATGGGAGCCGAACCCGGATCCGCGCGCAGCACTACCAATCGACTGGGCCGAGTTTGTGACCCTCGCCCTGGCCGGCGCCGCCGCCAACGCCGGCGGCATCGAAGCCATTCTGGCCGGCCGCCCCGGCTCATGGGAAGCCGAAAGAGTCCGCCAGACACTGCAATCCACGGTGTTCGACGACAAAGACCTTATCCGCCACCGCACCGAACCCGTCATCGTCGACCTGTGGGTAGACAGCATTCTGAGCACCCTCGGCGACCCCACTGACGACGAGTACGCCGACGCGCAGGTCGAGCTCGACGGCCGCGCCGCCGCCATCCCACAGCCGACTGATCTACCACCGGGCCCCTTCTCCCCCGACGACCCACGCATCGCTGACGAGCCCTGGATCGAGGTCGACAACAACGGCTACCTGGTCACCGGCCTAGCTGGCTGGTCTGGGGATGATGGCGACGTTGCCCTGCTGGCTGAGCTGTGGGAGGAGGCCAGGTCCTATCGCGAACCCACCTCCGGAGAGATCGCGTACGAGCAGGCGATGGAGTCGATCTCCGCCCTGGTCGACGCACTCGATCAGCAGCGGAAACGCGAATACGCCGAATACGCCGCGCAGCTCACCGACGCAATCGAGACACGATTGGCCGGCCTGCAGCTATCGGTCCCAGTCACCGTCACCATCGCCGCGGCTCCTGAGACCTGGGAGCACGGGGAGTTCGATAAACACGCACCGCCCCCGTACCCCCGCAACGCTATAGAGGACGCAGTCGAGTGGGCCATCACATACACGCTGACCCCGGCAGCCCTTCCCGGCAGCCCGCTCGAACGCCTTGCCCAGGACCGCTGA
- a CDS encoding type II toxin-antitoxin system Phd/YefM family antitoxin: protein MRILPISQLKSKINEYVDAVCETRDQITITKNGLPAAVLIGVDEWESIQETLYWLSQPGIAESVAESESDVTLGRTYGEDEIRAAYQIPRRSR from the coding sequence ATGAGGATACTCCCGATATCGCAGCTGAAAAGCAAGATCAACGAGTATGTCGACGCCGTATGTGAGACGCGGGATCAGATCACCATCACCAAGAATGGTTTACCGGCCGCGGTACTGATCGGCGTCGATGAATGGGAGTCGATCCAAGAGACGCTGTACTGGCTGTCGCAGCCCGGCATCGCCGAATCCGTCGCAGAGTCTGAATCCGACGTTACCCTCGGCCGCACCTACGGTGAGGACGAGATTCGCGCCGCCTACCAGATTCCGCGGCGATCGCGCTGA